Proteins encoded in a region of the Cherax quadricarinatus isolate ZL_2023a unplaced genomic scaffold, ASM3850222v1 Contig962, whole genome shotgun sequence genome:
- the LOC138851549 gene encoding LOW QUALITY PROTEIN: serine/threonine-protein phosphatase PP1-gamma catalytic subunit B-like (The sequence of the model RefSeq protein was modified relative to this genomic sequence to represent the inferred CDS: deleted 2 bases in 1 codon), whose translation MAETDKLNIDTIIARLLEVRGSSRPGKNVQLTENEIRGLCLKFREIFLSQPILLELEAPLKICGDIHGQYYDLLRLFEYGGFPPESNYLFLGDYVDRGKQSLETICLLLAYKIKYPENFFLLRGNHECASINRIYGFYDECKRRYNIKLWKTFTDCFNCLPVAAIVDEKIFCCHGGLSPDLQSMEQIRRIMRPTDVPDQGLLCDLLWSDPDKDTMGWGENDRGVSFTFGAEVVAKFLHKHDFDLICRAHQVVEDGYEFFAKRQLVTLFSAPNYCGEFDNAGAMMSVNETLMCSFQILKPADKKKFPYGGLNTGRPVTPPRGAANQKNKKK comes from the exons ATGGCGGAGACCGATAAGCTTAATATAGATACCATTATTGCCAGATTATTAGAAGTGCGCGGA TCATCTCGGCCTGGAAAGAATGTCCAGTTGACAGAAAATGAAATTCGTGGTCTCTGCTTAAAGTTCAGAGAAATTTTTCTCTCACAGCCAATCCTATTGGAATTGGAAGCCCCTCTCAAAATTTGTGGTGACATTCACGGACAGTATTACGATTTGTTGCGACTATTTGAGTATGGAGGATTTCCGCCAGAGTCAAACTACCTTTTCTTGGGAGACTACGTGGATCGTGGTAAACAGTCACTAGAGACTATATGTCTGCTACTGGCCTACAAAATAAAGTACCCAGAGAACTTCTTCCTTCTCAGAGGCAACCACGAGTGTGCCTCCATCAACAGAATCTATGGCTTCTATGACGAGTGCAAACGAAGATACAATATCAAATTATGGAAGACCTTCACAGACTGCTTCAACTGTTTACCAGTGGCAGCCATTGTTGATGAAAAGATCTTCTGCTGTCATGGTGGGCTTAGTCCTGACTTGCAAAGTATGGAACAGATTCGTCGCATAATGAGGCCTACTGATGTTCCCGACCAAGGTTTACTCTGTGATCTCTTATGGTCAGATCCAGACAAGGATACTATGGGATGGGGTGAAAATGATCGAGGGGTCTCCTTCACGTTCGGAGCAGAAGTTGTCGCCAAATTCCTTCACAAACATGACTTTGACCTAATTTGTCGTGCTCATCAGGTTGTCGAAGATGGCTATGAGTTCTTCGCGAAACGACAGTTAGTTACACTTTTCTCGGCCCCAAACTATTGTGGAGAGTTTGATAATGCTGGAGCAATGATGTCGGTAAATGAGACACTCATGTGTTCTTTCCAGATACTTAAGCCTGCTGACAAAAAGAAGTTTCCCTATGGAGGATTGAATACAGGAAGACCCGTTACGCCACCAAGAGGAGCTGCCAAtcagaaaaacaaaaagaaatag